One window of the Acaryochloris sp. CCMEE 5410 genome contains the following:
- a CDS encoding DUF5724 domain-containing protein encodes MLNRELAQESLKKFRVEEWTDRRATELAALPEKLNHIGRRMLRLEISPNKSSRSYHREPYWQPFQDAIELTEAERKQLFEVLFPQISDYVLLACDLILYQVGYTYSGFRSDHPEHYSFAHRNFIQSLLGIVRGYEQPLDWYAAWAPYLGYGTDCLGYLFAAAINQGDTLGDQIFEILFDSARGDHEIGAMGRHVTCALLVANRPEGWELIENLLVAAQRQEGLRQTILETIDEAHPQAFKRIVRVILDHNLVRFSATIRAVDVWFGLGWEVEHQRRVQESLERLLQLLEHPNQRTELLQSDDPNQVYIALWSLAFENVDLAIPPAVELLKNGTVEQRFVSVYLLNQLHISQAQDAIMPSLADSDIRVAVQAYRSLGCKADFDALEAFLNRFSAQETHIEPLVWPWMSNTITLQGVTADLVRSLGDHPVERLIPYRTIMGNWGRLQIGKKLIAKQTWDDQARDVIFELIRDRSSFVREQMMSALNAHHYCPTAPEAQALESMLYRKAADLRRGVLSLLLKQDDKAAIESAQRLLNQSKAPQRAAGLELLVQLQQTERGQVKPIAEAYASQRPKRTASEQELLDQLLAEQQEIPTLEDALGLAPWELRSHPQCPTKPKHPIPLISEAAQEILASLHALIDEHRTEEVVLDSDYPQEQLLGNLYWLPTPDFKLSQEENLKRLPLAEVWQAWLTNRPKSLRDPDGLEIIRAIAACHGANSQPFHYEFGMDRGRNQPPKWQLQLFEQWFTPVELTSPLIPGLLSWLIYLEPPQNLINALLNAAQYTLAIIHQQTAGKRKEWRNYRLLVWLNLARSHFQDYRDQWTEEQIRHLWQLLRWIDEPSDESVPHWQVKSGETRYSYDRFETTQEEGFIQRHRPELWEITLAYGAEAATDADFCDYLIGARPMSSRFNELRELTQRKPHPYIQANPKIGQIVNQCCDRILEVELTRGELPTAATEVAKNLSSIEGIATVVNLLQKLENEKFIRGWVSDSKSRTAVLSHLCRISFPGEDETPQDFAKAVKAASIPTQQLVELAMYAPQWVNYIEQALRWKGFAEAVWWFHAHTKDEAWQVDADIRNLWAAQIAERTPLSSQDLLDGAVDVAWFQRIRKGMKSDRWTTLNEAAKYTSGGGGHKRAQLFAEAMTGATDRAGLIKRLQTKRHQDSVRALGLLPLARGKKRDADLLERYQIIQEFLRESRKFGSQRQASEKLAARISMDNLARTAGHPDPQRLEWAMEGMAIQDLAAGAVSVEIDPVTVSLSITPDGKPQISVLKNGKSLKSVPAKLRKNPEIKALQQRKKEITQQASRITQSLEQSMCRGDQFTGTELKQLLTHPLLKPVLQRLVFIESDTGVAGLPQADGLLNPDGQTVAIKASMQLRIAHPVDLAERDDWHLWQQYCFQTELVQPFKQIFRELYVLTTAEQQGRGSGSCRYAGHQVNPRQSLALLGKRGWVAQEGQGIRRTFHDEQIVVWLEFEEGWYTPTEVEGFTLDQICFCDRTTYKPLELSAVPSRLFSEVMRDLDLVVSVAHQGGVDPEASASTVEMRASLLQETSRLLQLKNIQLQKSHALIEGKMGSYSVHLGSAMVHRQPGGAICVVPVHSQHRGRLFLPFADNDPKTAEVISKAIMLAKDHEIKDPTILEQIL; translated from the coding sequence ATGCTGAATCGTGAACTTGCGCAGGAATCCCTGAAGAAATTTCGGGTTGAAGAATGGACGGATCGCCGAGCAACTGAACTGGCCGCATTGCCGGAGAAATTGAATCATATTGGCCGGAGGATGTTGCGCCTGGAAATCTCCCCCAACAAATCGAGCCGTTCCTATCATCGAGAACCGTATTGGCAACCGTTTCAGGACGCGATTGAGCTAACAGAGGCCGAACGCAAGCAACTTTTTGAGGTGTTATTTCCTCAAATTAGTGACTATGTACTGCTGGCTTGCGACCTGATTCTCTATCAGGTGGGTTACACTTACAGCGGCTTTCGGTCGGACCATCCTGAACACTATTCATTTGCCCATCGGAATTTTATTCAGTCGTTACTGGGAATTGTCCGAGGGTATGAGCAACCCCTGGACTGGTATGCAGCTTGGGCACCTTATCTAGGCTATGGTACTGATTGCCTCGGATACCTGTTTGCAGCAGCTATCAACCAAGGCGATACATTAGGCGATCAGATTTTCGAGATTCTCTTTGACTCTGCTCGGGGTGACCATGAAATTGGTGCCATGGGTCGGCATGTAACTTGCGCCCTATTAGTGGCCAACCGACCTGAGGGATGGGAGCTGATTGAAAATCTGCTAGTGGCCGCCCAACGCCAAGAAGGGCTGCGGCAAACAATTTTAGAAACCATTGATGAAGCCCATCCTCAAGCCTTTAAGCGTATCGTCCGCGTCATTTTAGACCATAATCTTGTGCGCTTTAGTGCCACCATTCGGGCTGTGGATGTGTGGTTTGGCCTAGGTTGGGAGGTGGAGCACCAGCGTCGGGTCCAAGAGAGTTTAGAACGCCTTCTCCAACTGTTGGAGCATCCCAATCAACGGACTGAGTTGCTCCAAAGTGATGACCCTAACCAGGTTTACATCGCCCTCTGGTCTCTAGCCTTTGAAAATGTTGATCTGGCGATTCCACCTGCCGTTGAACTTTTAAAGAATGGGACTGTCGAACAGCGATTTGTATCGGTTTACTTACTTAATCAATTGCATATCAGTCAAGCTCAAGATGCTATCATGCCCAGTCTTGCCGATTCGGATATTCGAGTGGCGGTTCAAGCCTATCGCTCGTTGGGATGCAAAGCTGACTTTGACGCGTTGGAAGCGTTTCTTAACCGCTTTTCCGCCCAGGAAACACATATTGAACCGTTGGTGTGGCCATGGATGAGTAACACCATTACCCTCCAGGGTGTGACTGCTGACCTAGTTCGTAGTTTAGGCGATCATCCTGTCGAGCGTCTAATTCCTTATCGGACAATAATGGGGAATTGGGGGCGTCTTCAAATTGGCAAAAAGTTGATTGCCAAACAGACTTGGGACGATCAGGCCCGAGACGTTATTTTTGAGCTAATTCGAGATCGTAGTAGCTTTGTTCGAGAGCAAATGATGAGTGCTCTTAACGCTCATCACTACTGTCCGACTGCCCCTGAAGCCCAAGCCCTGGAGTCGATGTTATATCGCAAAGCGGCAGACTTGAGGAGAGGTGTTCTGTCCCTATTATTGAAACAAGACGATAAAGCCGCCATTGAGAGTGCCCAACGTCTTCTCAATCAGTCTAAAGCGCCTCAGCGAGCAGCAGGCTTAGAACTGCTTGTCCAGCTTCAGCAAACAGAGCGGGGCCAGGTCAAACCCATTGCTGAAGCTTATGCTAGCCAGCGCCCCAAGCGAACGGCGAGTGAGCAAGAACTGCTTGATCAGCTTTTGGCGGAGCAACAGGAGATTCCGACCTTGGAGGATGCCTTGGGTTTAGCGCCTTGGGAGTTGCGATCGCATCCCCAATGCCCCACAAAACCCAAACATCCCATTCCCTTAATTTCTGAGGCAGCCCAAGAAATACTGGCCTCCTTACATGCACTAATTGACGAGCACCGAACTGAGGAGGTTGTACTTGATAGCGACTATCCCCAGGAACAGTTATTGGGGAATCTTTACTGGTTGCCAACACCGGATTTCAAGCTATCCCAAGAAGAAAATCTGAAAAGACTTCCTTTGGCAGAAGTTTGGCAGGCTTGGTTAACGAATCGCCCAAAGTCTTTACGAGATCCAGATGGGTTGGAGATCATTCGTGCCATTGCGGCTTGTCATGGTGCAAATAGCCAGCCATTTCACTATGAGTTTGGAATGGATCGTGGACGCAACCAACCTCCCAAGTGGCAACTTCAACTGTTTGAACAGTGGTTTACCCCAGTTGAACTAACCTCCCCTTTGATACCCGGCCTTCTATCTTGGTTGATTTATTTGGAGCCACCCCAAAATTTAATTAATGCCTTGTTAAATGCAGCTCAATATACCCTAGCCATCATCCATCAACAGACTGCAGGTAAGCGGAAGGAATGGCGCAATTATAGACTGTTAGTATGGCTTAATTTAGCCAGATCTCATTTCCAAGATTATCGTGATCAATGGACCGAGGAACAGATTCGACACCTATGGCAGCTCCTGCGCTGGATTGATGAACCTAGCGATGAGAGTGTTCCCCATTGGCAGGTTAAATCAGGAGAAACTCGCTATAGCTACGACCGATTTGAAACCACTCAAGAAGAAGGATTTATTCAACGCCATCGACCTGAGTTGTGGGAAATTACCCTAGCCTATGGTGCTGAAGCTGCCACCGATGCAGATTTCTGCGATTACTTAATCGGGGCACGCCCCATGTCTTCGCGGTTTAACGAACTGCGAGAGTTGACCCAACGGAAGCCGCATCCCTACATTCAGGCTAATCCAAAGATCGGTCAGATCGTGAATCAATGTTGCGATCGCATCCTGGAAGTTGAACTCACCCGAGGCGAACTGCCTACAGCAGCCACTGAAGTTGCTAAAAATCTGAGTTCCATTGAGGGGATTGCAACGGTAGTGAACCTTCTGCAAAAGCTGGAGAATGAAAAATTTATTCGGGGTTGGGTGTCGGATAGTAAAAGTCGGACTGCGGTATTGAGCCATCTGTGCCGGATCTCTTTTCCAGGAGAAGACGAAACGCCCCAGGACTTTGCCAAGGCCGTTAAAGCTGCCTCTATCCCCACTCAACAGCTCGTGGAGCTGGCCATGTATGCACCCCAATGGGTGAATTACATTGAACAGGCCCTGCGGTGGAAAGGGTTTGCTGAAGCCGTTTGGTGGTTTCATGCCCACACCAAAGACGAGGCTTGGCAGGTGGATGCTGATATTCGCAACCTGTGGGCCGCTCAGATTGCCGAACGGACGCCACTCTCTAGCCAGGATTTGCTGGATGGCGCTGTGGATGTGGCCTGGTTTCAGCGGATTCGCAAAGGCATGAAGTCGGATCGGTGGACGACCCTAAATGAAGCCGCCAAGTACACCTCTGGTGGTGGAGGCCATAAGCGGGCACAACTCTTTGCCGAGGCCATGACCGGAGCAACCGATCGAGCTGGCCTGATTAAACGGCTGCAAACCAAGCGCCATCAAGATAGTGTGCGGGCCTTGGGCCTACTGCCTTTAGCCAGGGGGAAAAAGCGAGACGCAGACCTCCTGGAACGCTATCAAATCATCCAAGAATTTCTGCGGGAGAGCCGTAAGTTTGGCTCCCAGCGCCAAGCCAGTGAAAAGCTAGCCGCTCGCATTAGTATGGATAACTTGGCACGCACCGCTGGGCATCCCGATCCGCAGCGACTGGAATGGGCCATGGAAGGGATGGCGATTCAGGATTTGGCCGCTGGTGCTGTATCCGTAGAGATTGATCCAGTCACCGTCAGCTTAAGTATCACCCCCGATGGCAAGCCCCAGATTTCGGTGCTTAAAAATGGGAAATCCTTAAAATCGGTCCCGGCCAAACTTCGTAAGAATCCAGAGATCAAAGCCCTGCAACAGCGCAAAAAAGAGATTACCCAGCAGGCCAGTCGCATCACTCAATCTTTAGAACAATCCATGTGCCGGGGCGATCAGTTCACTGGCACTGAGTTAAAGCAACTTCTAACCCATCCTCTGTTAAAACCCGTCTTGCAGCGCCTGGTGTTTATTGAGAGTGACACGGGGGTAGCTGGATTACCCCAGGCAGATGGATTACTCAACCCTGACGGTCAAACCGTCGCCATCAAAGCATCCATGCAGCTACGCATTGCTCACCCCGTTGATTTAGCCGAACGGGATGATTGGCATCTCTGGCAGCAATACTGTTTTCAGACGGAGCTGGTCCAACCCTTTAAGCAGATTTTCCGGGAACTCTATGTTTTGACTACGGCAGAACAACAAGGCCGGGGGTCTGGTTCTTGTCGGTATGCAGGGCATCAAGTCAACCCTCGACAGTCCTTGGCCCTCCTGGGCAAGCGAGGCTGGGTTGCCCAGGAGGGCCAAGGGATACGGCGCACCTTTCATGATGAGCAAATTGTGGTTTGGCTTGAATTTGAAGAGGGCTGGTATACGCCTACAGAAGTGGAAGGGTTTACCCTAGATCAGATTTGCTTTTGCGATCGCACCACCTATAAGCCCCTGGAATTATCCGCCGTGCCCTCCCGTCTTTTTAGTGAAGTGATGCGGGATCTGGATCTAGTCGTCAGCGTGGCCCACCAGGGCGGTGTCGATCCAGAAGCCAGTGCCTCAACGGTAGAAATGAGAGCCTCCCTACTCCAAGAAACCAGCCGCCTGCTCCAGCTTAAAAATATTCAACTGCAAAAGTCTCACGCCTTAATCGAAGGGAAGATGGGTAGCTATAGCGTCCATCTGGGCAGTGCGATGGTTCATCGTCAACCCGGCGGAGCAATTTGTGTGGTGCCTGTTCACAGCCAGCATCGGGGGCGACTCTTTTTGCCCTTTGCCGATAATGATCCAAAAACGGCAGAAGTGATCTCCAAGGCCATTATGCTGGCTAAAGATCATGAGATTAAAGACCCAACGATTTTAGAGCAGATCCTCTAA
- a CDS encoding class I SAM-dependent methyltransferase: MYAVAEYKIHSPHPLTQSESWGYWTQPRSPWMEGLARFYPLKAQRISFLNRMLTQDHASGIETHYDVSNEFYALFLDERYRFYTCAEFQSEQDSLEEAQTHKAKYLLSLMQLQGNEKVLDLGCGWGAMLKFLQDSGHQGQLAGYTLSKEQLTYAQQRLGLNVSLTNFITDQFVEAPYDCIFSIGALEHVRPHELTDLYQKIYDALVPGGKAVHQFFSLEREPYPTSMVLMQLFFPGSLLSMHETHLQIAQEIGFRITHDSIHDYKPTLKAWYERLAKNQNQAIELVGLEIFNRYMTFFPIAWLFFQQHEAELHRIVMEKPET, translated from the coding sequence ATGTACGCGGTGGCAGAATATAAAATTCATTCTCCACACCCTTTAACCCAGTCTGAAAGTTGGGGCTATTGGACTCAACCTAGATCACCATGGATGGAAGGGTTGGCAAGATTTTATCCGCTTAAGGCACAACGCATCTCTTTTCTAAATCGGATGCTTACTCAAGATCATGCCAGCGGCATTGAAACTCATTACGATGTTTCCAATGAGTTCTATGCTTTGTTCCTAGATGAAAGATATCGGTTTTATACCTGTGCTGAATTTCAGTCAGAACAAGATTCTTTAGAAGAGGCGCAAACCCATAAAGCTAAATATCTTTTATCGTTGATGCAATTGCAGGGGAACGAGAAAGTTCTAGATCTCGGGTGTGGTTGGGGAGCCATGTTGAAGTTTCTCCAAGATTCAGGCCATCAGGGGCAATTAGCAGGATACACCTTATCAAAGGAGCAGTTAACCTATGCCCAACAACGGTTAGGGCTAAACGTCTCTCTCACTAATTTTATTACGGATCAGTTTGTAGAAGCCCCCTATGATTGCATCTTTTCGATTGGTGCTTTAGAGCATGTTCGCCCCCATGAACTTACCGATCTGTACCAAAAAATTTACGATGCACTCGTTCCTGGTGGCAAAGCGGTGCATCAGTTCTTCTCACTGGAACGCGAGCCCTATCCAACATCAATGGTTTTGATGCAACTTTTTTTCCCAGGGTCTCTATTGTCTATGCATGAGACTCATCTCCAAATCGCTCAGGAGATCGGGTTCCGTATTACCCATGACTCAATTCATGACTACAAACCCACTTTGAAAGCATGGTATGAACGACTGGCTAAAAACCAAAATCAAGCGATTGAGCTAGTGGGGCTGGAAATATTCAATCGCTATATGACCTTTTTCCCAATCGCATGGCTGTTCTTTCAGCAGCATGAAGCTGAACTCCATAGAATCGTAATGGAAAAACCAGAGACTTAA